The Halovivax ruber XH-70 genome includes the window GGACGAGCTCGATGCCGAGGAAGTGATCATCCGGACGGACGAGCACGAACTCGTCTTCGAATCGCCGGACGTCACGAAGATGGACGCCCAGGGCCAGGAGACCTACCAGATCATCGGGACGCCGGACGAGCGAGCACGCGGCGCCACCGACGAGGCCACGTCGGACGCGACCGGTGGGTCGGTCGATCAGGGTGACGTCGAACTCGTCGCCAGTCGGACGGGCGCCAGTGAGGAGGCGGCTCGCGACGCCCTCGAAGCGAACGACGGCGACCTGGCGGCGGCCGTCGCCCAGCTGGAGTGAACCTCGCGTGACGGTCCTCGTCGTCTACGAGGACCGCGAGTACCTCGTCGAGCCAGGCGAGGAGTTCGGGACGGACCTCGGCGTGCTCGAGATCCCGACCGACGTCGAACCGGGACAGACGATCGAGACGCATCTCGGCACCGAGTTTCGCGTCCGCCGACTGCGCGGCCCAGACCTCTTTCATCACCTAGAACGGACGGGTGCACCCATGGTGCCGCGCGATATCGGTCTGATCGTCGGGGAGACGGGCATCCAGACGGGTGACCGCGTCCTCGATGCCGGCACCGGGACGGGCGTCCTCGCCGCGCTCGTGGCCAGAGCCGGCGCATCGGTCGTCACCTACGAACGCGACCCCGAATTCGCCGACGTCGCTCGCGAGAACATGGCACTCGCCGACGTCGCCGACGCAGTCGAGGTCAGAACGGGCGACCTGACCGACGAGATCGACAGCCTGCTGAGCGATGGGGACGAATCGATTCGTCCGTTCGACGTCCTCACACTCGATACGGGTGACGCACCAGC containing:
- a CDS encoding methyltransferase domain-containing protein, giving the protein MTVLVVYEDREYLVEPGEEFGTDLGVLEIPTDVEPGQTIETHLGTEFRVRRLRGPDLFHHLERTGAPMVPRDIGLIVGETGIQTGDRVLDAGTGTGVLAALVARAGASVVTYERDPEFADVARENMALADVADAVEVRTGDLTDEIDSLLSDGDESIRPFDVLTLDTGDAPAVVEHAPNLLVEGGFVAVYSPFVEDTREVVMAATEAGLADIRTRETIQREMDFDDRGSRPSTAPVGHTGYLTIARNE
- a CDS encoding nascent polypeptide-associated complex protein, which codes for MFGGGGGLDPRKMEQMMNQMGIDMDELDAEEVIIRTDEHELVFESPDVTKMDAQGQETYQIIGTPDERARGATDEATSDATGGSVDQGDVELVASRTGASEEAARDALEANDGDLAAAVAQLE